One genomic window of Acomys russatus chromosome 29, mAcoRus1.1, whole genome shotgun sequence includes the following:
- the Eva1b gene encoding protein eva-1 homolog B, with protein MDAPRRDMELLSNSLAAFAHIRANPESFGLYFVLGVCFGLLLTLCLLVISISCAPRTRPRGPAPRRDPRSSTLEPEDDDDDEDEDTMTRLGPDDTLPGQELSTEPDGPLSVNVFTSAEELERAQRLEERERILREIWRTGQPDLLGSGTLGPGATATGTLGRMHYY; from the exons ATGGATGCCCCGAGGAGGGATATGGAGCTACTCAGCAACAGCCTGGCGGCCTTTGCGCACATCCGAG CTAACCCAGAGAGCTTCGGCCTCTACTTCGTGCTGGGCGTCTGCTTCGGCCTGCTGCTGACTCTATGCCTGCTGGTCATCAGCATATCCTGCGCGCCTCGCACACGGCCCCGGGGCCCTGCTCCGCGCCGGGATCCTCGCAGCAGCACCTTAGAACCGGaagatgacgatgacgacgaggATGAGGACACCATGACGAGGCTGGGTCCCGACGACACCCTGCCCGGCCAGGAGCTGTCCACTGAGCCTGACGGGCCCCTTAGCGTCAATGTCTTCACGTCAGCGGAGGAGCTGGAGCGAGCACAGCGGCTGGAGGAGCGTGAGCGAATCCTTCGGGAAATCTGGCGTACTGGGCAGCCAGACCTGCTGGGCAGTGGCACGCTTGGGCCCGGAGCCACGGCCACGGGCACGCTGGGCCGAATGCACTATTACTGA
- the Sh3d21 gene encoding SH3 domain-containing protein 21 isoform X1: protein MEVLVLARYRAQTEDELSLEPGDLVRQVRAGPAWGWLHGELRGRLGLFPRRLVQEIPEALRGVTEPRPRCARLRGHPVSSRGPQIWCKVKFNYSPEQADELKLQTGEIVEVIKEIEDGWWLGKKNGQLGAFPSNFVELLDSGSPSLGNTDMPSIHPNPQRPPKLSSLTYDSPPDYLRTAPCPETCRVLFDYQPEAPDELALHKGDLVKVLRKTTEDKGWWEGECQGRRGVFPDNFVLPPPPVRKLIPRKIISRDSASIKESKKLTPRSSLPTMKKLVAIPSAPSKAKTSSTPSGDSQKQPSRDSGSNGSFLTRGPRQPGRKRYRNQASNGHSTSTQDDEQKSPGKPLTMNRASTPDKTRLPARISAPHKGSTPKDPAPEKAPESDRTPPAENTTLAKAATPEGVLSVDEAPAVEAPAKDEALEPKMALHVDNGPALVKILTPEHMVFEKDPSRDNTECQHLAQEEATQGRESLASSPNATQVPGEYPHQPNSLERCCCQMNRGDSSPAQSKAEHQSTVEEDYFLEGPPAKHEATPNEAPPNEELPSEGVGPQKQVPPKESVPTPQVPHTVNQIPGPEEEAPTLYPVASLISSKSKNGNVDIESLKEEVWSLKSALELLESKMEQKMNVVWDELKTEKEKLQALEVQMMQKNPKSFKHEQTQTE from the exons ATGG AGGTCTTGGTCCTGGCCAGATACCGTGCTCAGACAGAGGACGAGCTGAGTCTGGAACCGGGGGATTTGGTCCGGCAGGTGCGCGCGGGGCCAGCTTGGGGTTGGCTGCATGGGGAGCTGCGGGGCCGCCTTGGTCTCTTCCCCAGGCGCCTAGTGCAG GAGATTCCCGAGGCCCTGCGGGGCGTCACTGAGCCCAGACCGCGCTGTGCGCGTCTCCGCG GTCATCCTGTCAGCTCTCGAGGCCCCCAAATATGGTGCAAAGTGAAGTTCAACTACAGTCCAGAGCAGGCAGACGAGCTGAAGCTTCAAACTGGGGAGATTGTGGAAGTGATAAAGGAG atTGAGGACGGCTGGTGGCTGGGGAAGAAGAACGGGCAGTTGGGAGCCTTCCCATCCAACTTTGTGGAATTGCTGGACAGTGGGTCCCCAA GCCTTGGAAACACAGACATGCCTTCAATCCACCCTAATCCACAGAGACCTCCTAAG ctgagcagcTTGACCTATGACAGCCCTCCAGACTACCTGCGGACAG CTCCCTGCCCTGAGACCTGCAGGGTTCTGTTTGACTACCAGCCTGAGGCCCCCGACGAGCTGGCGCTGCACAAGGGAGACCTGGTGAAAGTTCTGAGAAAG ACAACAGAGGATAAGGGCTGGTGGGAAGGAGAATGCCAAGGCAGAAGAGGAGTTTTCCCAGACAACTTTGTGCTCCCACCACCCCCA GTCAGGAAGCTGATCCCACGGAAAATTATATCTCGGGACTCAG CTTCTATTAAGGAATCAAAAAAGTTGACACCCAGATCATCCCTACCCACCATGAAGAAGCTGGTAGCCATTCCCTCTGCACCAAGCAAAGCCAA GACATCGTCAACACCCAGTGGGGACAGCCAGAAACAGCCGTCCCGAGACTCTG GCTCCAATGGCAGTTTCCTCACTAGGGGGCCCAGGCAGCCTGGGAGAAAGCGGTACAGAAATCAGGCTTCTAATGGGCACTCCACATCCACTCAG GACGACGAACAGAAAAGCCCCGGAAAGCCCCTCACTATGAATAGGGCCTCCACTCCAGATAAGACCCGGCTTCCAGCGAGGATCTCGGCACCTCACAAAGGCTCCACCCCAAAGGACCCTGCTCCAGAGAAAGCCCCGGAATCTGACAGAACTCCCCCTGCAGAGAATACCACTCTGGCCAAGGCTGCCACTCCAGAGGGTGTCCTTTCTGTGGATGAGGCCCCTGCCGTAGAAGCCCCAGCCAAGGATGAAGCCCTTGAGCCAAAGATGGCCCTTCATGTGGACAACGGCCCTGCACTAGTAAAGATATTGACGCCGGAGCACATGGTTTTTGAAAAGGACCCTTCCAGAGACAACACTGAATGCCAGCATTTGGCTCAGGAAGAAGCCACACAGGGGAGGGAGTCTCTTGCATCATCCCCAAATGCCACCCAGGTGCCAGGAGAGTACCCCCATCAGCCTAACTCCTTAGAGAGATGCTGCTGTCAGATGAACCGGGgggacagctctccagcccagtccAAGGCTGAGCATCAGTCTACTGTAGAAGAAGACTATTTTCTGGAGGGGCCACCAGCCAAACACGAGGCAACCCCGAACGAGGCACCCCCCAATGAAGAGCTGCCTTCTGAAGGGGTGGGTCCCCAAAAGCAGGTGCCTCCCAAAGAGTCTGTACCGACTCCCCAAGTACCACATACTGTCAACCAGATTCCAGGCCCAGAAGAAGAAGCTCCCACACTTTATCCCGTGGCCTCACTAATCTCTTCCAAAAGCAAGAATGGCAACGTGGATATAGAGTCGTTAAAGGAGGAGGTGTGGTCATTAAAGAGTGCCCTGGAGCTTCTGGAGTCGAAGATGGA ACAGAAGATGAATGTTGTCTGGGACGAGCTGAAGACTGAGAAGGAGAAGCTCCAGGCGCTAGAG GTTCAGATGATGCAGAAGAACCCAAAGTCCTTCAAACACGAGCAGACACAGACGGAATGA
- the Sh3d21 gene encoding SH3 domain-containing protein 21 isoform X2 has translation MVQSEVQLQSRAGRRAEASNWGDCGSDKGGLGNTDMPSIHPNPQRPPKLSSLTYDSPPDYLRTAPCPETCRVLFDYQPEAPDELALHKGDLVKVLRKTTEDKGWWEGECQGRRGVFPDNFVLPPPPVRKLIPRKIISRDSASIKESKKLTPRSSLPTMKKLVAIPSAPSKAKTSSTPSGDSQKQPSRDSGSNGSFLTRGPRQPGRKRYRNQASNGHSTSTQDDEQKSPGKPLTMNRASTPDKTRLPARISAPHKGSTPKDPAPEKAPESDRTPPAENTTLAKAATPEGVLSVDEAPAVEAPAKDEALEPKMALHVDNGPALVKILTPEHMVFEKDPSRDNTECQHLAQEEATQGRESLASSPNATQVPGEYPHQPNSLERCCCQMNRGDSSPAQSKAEHQSTVEEDYFLEGPPAKHEATPNEAPPNEELPSEGVGPQKQVPPKESVPTPQVPHTVNQIPGPEEEAPTLYPVASLISSKSKNGNVDIESLKEEVWSLKSALELLESKMEQKMNVVWDELKTEKEKLQALEVQMMQKNPKSFKHEQTQTE, from the exons ATGGTGCAAAGTGAAGTTCAACTACAGTCCAGAGCAGGCAGACGAGCTGAAGCTTCAAACTGGGGAGATTGTGGAAGTGATAAAGGAG GCCTTGGAAACACAGACATGCCTTCAATCCACCCTAATCCACAGAGACCTCCTAAG ctgagcagcTTGACCTATGACAGCCCTCCAGACTACCTGCGGACAG CTCCCTGCCCTGAGACCTGCAGGGTTCTGTTTGACTACCAGCCTGAGGCCCCCGACGAGCTGGCGCTGCACAAGGGAGACCTGGTGAAAGTTCTGAGAAAG ACAACAGAGGATAAGGGCTGGTGGGAAGGAGAATGCCAAGGCAGAAGAGGAGTTTTCCCAGACAACTTTGTGCTCCCACCACCCCCA GTCAGGAAGCTGATCCCACGGAAAATTATATCTCGGGACTCAG CTTCTATTAAGGAATCAAAAAAGTTGACACCCAGATCATCCCTACCCACCATGAAGAAGCTGGTAGCCATTCCCTCTGCACCAAGCAAAGCCAA GACATCGTCAACACCCAGTGGGGACAGCCAGAAACAGCCGTCCCGAGACTCTG GCTCCAATGGCAGTTTCCTCACTAGGGGGCCCAGGCAGCCTGGGAGAAAGCGGTACAGAAATCAGGCTTCTAATGGGCACTCCACATCCACTCAG GACGACGAACAGAAAAGCCCCGGAAAGCCCCTCACTATGAATAGGGCCTCCACTCCAGATAAGACCCGGCTTCCAGCGAGGATCTCGGCACCTCACAAAGGCTCCACCCCAAAGGACCCTGCTCCAGAGAAAGCCCCGGAATCTGACAGAACTCCCCCTGCAGAGAATACCACTCTGGCCAAGGCTGCCACTCCAGAGGGTGTCCTTTCTGTGGATGAGGCCCCTGCCGTAGAAGCCCCAGCCAAGGATGAAGCCCTTGAGCCAAAGATGGCCCTTCATGTGGACAACGGCCCTGCACTAGTAAAGATATTGACGCCGGAGCACATGGTTTTTGAAAAGGACCCTTCCAGAGACAACACTGAATGCCAGCATTTGGCTCAGGAAGAAGCCACACAGGGGAGGGAGTCTCTTGCATCATCCCCAAATGCCACCCAGGTGCCAGGAGAGTACCCCCATCAGCCTAACTCCTTAGAGAGATGCTGCTGTCAGATGAACCGGGgggacagctctccagcccagtccAAGGCTGAGCATCAGTCTACTGTAGAAGAAGACTATTTTCTGGAGGGGCCACCAGCCAAACACGAGGCAACCCCGAACGAGGCACCCCCCAATGAAGAGCTGCCTTCTGAAGGGGTGGGTCCCCAAAAGCAGGTGCCTCCCAAAGAGTCTGTACCGACTCCCCAAGTACCACATACTGTCAACCAGATTCCAGGCCCAGAAGAAGAAGCTCCCACACTTTATCCCGTGGCCTCACTAATCTCTTCCAAAAGCAAGAATGGCAACGTGGATATAGAGTCGTTAAAGGAGGAGGTGTGGTCATTAAAGAGTGCCCTGGAGCTTCTGGAGTCGAAGATGGA ACAGAAGATGAATGTTGTCTGGGACGAGCTGAAGACTGAGAAGGAGAAGCTCCAGGCGCTAGAG GTTCAGATGATGCAGAAGAACCCAAAGTCCTTCAAACACGAGCAGACACAGACGGAATGA